One part of the Acinetobacter sp. XS-4 genome encodes these proteins:
- a CDS encoding RcnB family protein, with product MKKPIVLVLSTLMLGMSATAMADTSHRWDNNHGKNYDRYEHRDDRRHDYRNDHRAPQWSNADRGKHYGRYVAFKRGDRVPAEYRNSRYYVSDWRSHRLYEPPRGYRWVKTPNQYLLVDSKHQIYRVR from the coding sequence ATGAAAAAGCCAATCGTTCTTGTACTTTCAACATTAATGTTGGGTATGTCAGCTACTGCGATGGCCGATACAAGTCATCGTTGGGACAATAATCATGGTAAAAACTATGATCGATATGAACATCGTGATGACCGCCGTCATGACTACCGAAATGATCATCGTGCTCCACAGTGGTCAAATGCCGATCGTGGTAAGCACTATGGCCGATATGTAGCATTTAAGCGTGGCGATCGTGTTCCAGCAGAATACCGCAATAGTCGCTATTATGTTTCAGACTGGAGATCGCATCGTTTGTATGAGCCACCACGTGGATACCGTTGGGTTAAAACACCGAATCAATATTTACTCGTAGACTCAAAACACCAAATTTATCGTGTCCGTTAA
- a CDS encoding phosphate-starvation-inducible PsiE family protein, which produces MPDPKKYERILDRFGHYAVEAFHYLALFIIGCMVAWSAANTVFEILTVKKYASIDDILLLFIYLELGAMVGIYFKTNHMPVRFLIYVAITALTRLLISDIQHDHKADMDQVIITGSILILALSILVVRFASWNYPSVMKEKHAKTPTPLKPPQPQDDELA; this is translated from the coding sequence ATGCCTGATCCTAAAAAATACGAGCGAATACTTGACCGTTTTGGTCATTACGCCGTAGAAGCCTTCCACTATTTAGCCCTGTTTATTATTGGATGTATGGTGGCTTGGTCCGCAGCCAATACTGTTTTTGAAATTTTGACTGTCAAAAAGTATGCTTCAATTGATGATATTTTATTATTATTTATATACTTAGAACTTGGTGCGATGGTTGGAATTTACTTTAAAACCAATCATATGCCTGTACGCTTTCTTATTTATGTTGCGATTACGGCCTTAACCCGCCTACTCATTTCAGATATTCAACATGACCATAAAGCGGATATGGATCAAGTCATTATTACCGGCTCAATTCTTATTTTAGCCCTGTCTATTTTGGTTGTTCGTTTTGCATCTTGGAACTATCCTTCAGTAATGAAAGAGAAACATGCAAAAACACCAACACCCTTAAAGCCCCCTCAGCCTCAAGATGATGAATTAGCATAA
- a CDS encoding acyl-CoA dehydrogenase C-terminal domain-containing protein, translated as MPIYNAPLADMKFILNDVFKAEQFWQSNEKLAHVDAATAEAILEEMAKFAQNVTHPLNRTGDEEGARYENGEVFTPAGFKDAFRQYAEGGWIGLGADEEWGGQGMPKMLTVLSDEMLFATNPSFMLYPLLSVGAGMALNSYASQEQKETYLPKIYSGEWSGTMCLTEPHAGTDLGIIKTKAEPNEDGTYNITGTKIFITGGDNDLAENIIHLVLAKTPDAPAGSRGISLFIVPKYLVNEDGSLGERNLVGPGSIEHKMGIKASATCVMNFDAAKGYLVGKENEGLAAMFVMMNYERLSMGIQGLGASEFAYQNAAQYATDRLQGRSAAGVQSPNKPADSILVHGDVRRMLLNVRANNEASRAFAVYVGQQLDITKFSTDAEAVKKANNRVALLTPIAKAYLTDTAFQATLDAQMVFGGHGYIREWGMEQCIRDLRIAQIYEGTNGVQSQDLIGRKTIKCGGAFIAEYITEIRDFANDLDTDLNFIKDATLDAATEIEAITQFIIEQAAENVDFPNAAAVDYLHAVGLLSFAFMFAKIAAAAKDKSGDFYQNKLALAQYFADRILPDIDARIAKIKAGSDLIMGFSEDYFTNQA; from the coding sequence ATGCCAATTTACAATGCTCCTTTAGCTGATATGAAATTCATCTTAAATGATGTATTTAAAGCAGAACAATTTTGGCAGTCTAATGAGAAACTCGCTCATGTAGATGCTGCAACAGCTGAAGCAATTTTAGAAGAAATGGCTAAATTTGCTCAGAACGTGACTCATCCATTAAACCGTACCGGTGATGAAGAAGGCGCTCGCTATGAAAACGGCGAGGTGTTCACACCAGCTGGTTTTAAAGATGCATTCCGTCAATATGCAGAAGGTGGTTGGATTGGCTTAGGTGCCGATGAAGAATGGGGCGGTCAAGGCATGCCAAAAATGCTCACCGTTCTTTCTGATGAAATGTTATTTGCAACTAACCCATCATTCATGCTCTACCCGCTTCTTTCTGTGGGTGCAGGCATGGCTTTAAACAGCTATGCATCTCAAGAACAAAAAGAAACTTACTTACCTAAGATTTATTCAGGTGAATGGTCAGGCACGATGTGCTTAACCGAGCCACATGCAGGTACTGACTTAGGTATTATTAAAACTAAAGCAGAACCTAATGAAGATGGTACTTATAACATTACAGGTACTAAAATTTTCATTACTGGTGGTGACAATGATTTAGCAGAAAACATTATTCATTTAGTACTTGCTAAGACTCCAGATGCCCCTGCGGGTTCACGTGGTATTTCTTTATTCATCGTACCAAAGTATTTGGTGAATGAAGATGGTTCATTAGGTGAACGCAACCTAGTTGGCCCAGGTTCTATCGAGCATAAAATGGGGATTAAAGCGTCTGCAACTTGTGTGATGAACTTTGATGCAGCAAAAGGTTATCTTGTTGGTAAAGAAAACGAAGGTCTTGCTGCCATGTTTGTCATGATGAACTACGAACGTTTATCTATGGGTATCCAAGGTTTAGGCGCATCTGAATTTGCTTATCAAAATGCAGCGCAATATGCGACTGACCGCTTACAAGGTCGTAGCGCAGCTGGTGTTCAATCACCAAATAAACCTGCTGACAGCATTTTAGTCCATGGTGATGTTCGTCGTATGTTGTTAAACGTACGTGCAAACAATGAAGCATCACGTGCTTTTGCAGTCTATGTAGGTCAACAGCTCGATATTACTAAGTTCTCAACTGATGCCGAAGCTGTGAAAAAAGCCAATAATCGCGTTGCGCTTTTAACACCAATTGCTAAAGCTTACCTCACAGATACTGCATTCCAAGCAACTTTAGATGCTCAAATGGTGTTTGGTGGTCACGGTTATATTCGTGAATGGGGTATGGAACAATGTATCCGTGATCTTCGTATTGCTCAAATCTACGAAGGAACGAACGGCGTTCAGTCTCAAGATTTAATTGGTCGTAAAACCATTAAATGTGGTGGTGCGTTCATTGCTGAATATATTACTGAAATTCGTGACTTTGCAAATGACTTAGACACCGATTTGAACTTCATTAAAGATGCAACTTTAGATGCTGCAACCGAAATCGAAGCAATTACTCAGTTTATTATTGAACAAGCTGCTGAAAACGTAGACTTCCCAAATGCCGCTGCTGTTGATTATTTACATGCAGTTGGCCTACTTAGCTTCGCGTTTATGTTTGCGAAAATTGCAGCGGCAGCAAAAGATAAGTCTGGTGATTTCTACCAAAACAAACTTGCTTTAGCTCAATACTTTGCTGATCGTATCTTGCCGGATATTGATGCACGTATTGCTAAAATTAAAGCGGGTTCTGACTTAATTATGGGCTTCAGCGAAGACTACTTCACGAATCAAGCTTAA
- a CDS encoding acyl-CoA dehydrogenase C-terminal domain-containing protein — translation MPQYKAPLRDMQFVLHELLNAEEHYAKLPDFQGNVSRELVDQYLEAAADFCENELSPLNQVGDREGCTWNDGVVTTPTGFKEAYQKYIELGFPSLSAEEQYGGQALPNSLGIAISEMVGTANWSWGMYPGLSHGAVRTLEHHGSDEQKNTYLPNLVSGVWTGTMCLTESHAGSDLGIIRSKAEPNADGSYAISGEKIFISAGEHDMAENIIHIVLARLPGAPKGTKGISLFIVPKFHVNADGTVGERNAVRCGSIEHKMGIHGNATCVINFDQAKGYLIGPENRGLNCMFTFMNTARIGTAVQGLAASESSFQGALTYAKERLAMRSLSGPKAPEKDADPIIVHPAVRNMLLTQKAFAEGGRALVYLLAQYADIVEKGETEEERKFADNILSLLTPIAKAFLTETGSESAKHGVQVFGGHGFISEHGMEQIVRDTRIACLYEGTTEIQALDLLGRKVLQTQGAMLKDFTKMVHKFVEANKDNAAMKEFVEPLAALNKEWGDLTMQIGMRAMQNPDEVGAAAVDYLYFSGYITLAYLWARMALVAQEKLAEGTTDVDFYNAKVTTARFYFKKILPRVRSHVDVIAGGLDPLMSLDAEHFAF, via the coding sequence ATGCCACAATACAAAGCGCCCTTACGTGATATGCAATTCGTTTTGCATGAATTATTAAATGCTGAAGAACACTATGCAAAATTACCTGATTTCCAAGGTAACGTAAGCCGTGAATTGGTTGATCAATATTTAGAAGCTGCGGCAGACTTTTGTGAAAATGAACTTTCTCCTTTAAACCAAGTTGGCGACCGCGAAGGTTGTACTTGGAATGATGGTGTAGTTACCACTCCAACAGGCTTTAAAGAAGCTTATCAAAAATATATTGAACTTGGCTTCCCGTCTTTATCAGCAGAAGAACAATACGGTGGTCAGGCTTTACCTAACTCTTTAGGTATTGCAATTTCTGAAATGGTTGGTACAGCAAACTGGTCTTGGGGTATGTACCCTGGCTTGTCTCACGGAGCTGTACGTACATTAGAACATCATGGTTCTGATGAACAAAAAAATACTTATTTACCAAACCTTGTTTCAGGTGTTTGGACAGGTACGATGTGCTTAACTGAATCTCATGCAGGTTCGGACTTAGGTATTATCCGCTCTAAAGCAGAACCAAATGCTGACGGTAGCTATGCAATTTCTGGCGAGAAAATCTTTATCTCTGCTGGTGAACATGACATGGCTGAGAACATCATCCATATCGTTCTTGCTCGCCTACCAGGTGCACCAAAAGGCACCAAAGGTATCTCATTATTCATCGTTCCTAAATTCCATGTAAATGCAGATGGTACTGTGGGCGAGCGTAATGCAGTCCGTTGTGGTTCTATCGAACACAAAATGGGTATTCATGGTAACGCGACTTGTGTCATTAACTTTGACCAAGCTAAAGGTTACTTGATCGGACCTGAAAACCGTGGTTTGAACTGTATGTTCACCTTCATGAACACAGCACGTATTGGTACTGCTGTTCAAGGTTTAGCAGCATCTGAATCATCTTTCCAAGGCGCGTTAACTTACGCAAAAGAACGTTTAGCAATGCGTTCACTTTCTGGTCCAAAAGCTCCAGAAAAAGATGCAGACCCAATTATCGTTCACCCTGCTGTTCGTAACATGCTTTTAACTCAAAAAGCGTTTGCTGAAGGCGGCCGTGCACTTGTTTACTTACTTGCTCAATATGCTGACATCGTTGAAAAAGGCGAAACAGAAGAAGAGCGTAAGTTTGCTGACAACATCTTGTCTTTATTGACTCCAATTGCAAAAGCATTCTTAACTGAAACAGGTTCTGAATCTGCTAAGCATGGTGTTCAAGTCTTCGGTGGTCATGGCTTTATTTCTGAGCATGGCATGGAACAAATCGTACGTGATACACGTATTGCATGTTTGTATGAAGGTACAACTGAAATTCAGGCACTTGATTTGTTAGGCCGTAAAGTATTGCAAACTCAAGGTGCAATGCTGAAAGACTTTACAAAAATGGTTCACAAATTTGTTGAAGCAAATAAAGACAACGCTGCCATGAAAGAATTTGTTGAGCCGCTTGCAGCTCTTAACAAAGAATGGGGCGATCTCACCATGCAAATTGGTATGCGCGCAATGCAAAACCCAGATGAAGTAGGTGCTGCTGCTGTAGATTACCTCTACTTCTCAGGTTATATCACTTTAGCGTATCTATGGGCTCGCATGGCACTTGTAGCGCAAGAGAAATTGGCCGAAGGTACGACCGATGTTGATTTCTACAATGCGAAAGTTACGACTGCTCGCTTCTACTTCAAAAAAATCTTGCCACGTGTTCGCTCACATGTTGATGTGATTGCAGGTGGTCTAGATCCATTGATGTCATTAGATGCTGAACATTTCGCTTTCTAA
- the baeS gene encoding sensor histidine kinase efflux regulator BaeS: MNVLRVPIALRLFLTVLLTTLLIATASLSVLHWTMQKNFAKYVADVEMQKLDRLITNLGNVYTVYHDWGNAIQAQILQIEGTAAPDDYDRLSQWWLRRQYDIAIQQHSFDEHALINISPQVAPTNKNTIFSDEELRTLEKNLPSQYQPFEGLRFPLSANQFRSSDDKNKSKKGSLKDIETQNGKKRFIALPDRLGLSSRLSLYDARHQFVVGEPPSSDQMSFRPIILNNQVVGYLGLKPVLDKEDALSINFFSNQKRYLLLIYALTLLSSLVAALLMATYFKKPIQRLLNATNELTKGNYQHQVVIKRNDELGDLSTQLNHLAEILHQHEESRRQWVADTSHELKTPLAVLQAQIEAMQDGIRKATPEHLDAMMRQVSSLKKLTQDLADLAQADAQQLKCYLSSINPWEVVLQEVENFKPKLEQAGLEIQVEGTSSPLLLDRDRFKQIIVNLISNSIRYTETGGKIHIHTAQTPQEWTLYVDDSPFGLNDEQLSRLGERFYRVDDSRTRSTGGTGLGLALSCKIAQALAGTLSFEHSPLGGLRCVLTFKKQS; this comes from the coding sequence TTGAACGTTCTACGTGTTCCCATTGCATTACGGTTATTTTTGACAGTCTTGCTCACCACATTGCTTATTGCGACTGCAAGCTTGAGCGTTTTACATTGGACAATGCAAAAGAACTTTGCCAAATATGTGGCCGACGTTGAAATGCAGAAGCTCGACCGCCTTATTACCAATCTGGGCAATGTCTATACGGTGTACCATGATTGGGGGAATGCGATTCAGGCACAGATTTTACAAATTGAAGGAACCGCGGCTCCCGATGACTACGATCGTCTCTCACAGTGGTGGCTTCGTCGTCAATATGACATTGCGATACAACAGCATTCTTTCGATGAACATGCCCTCATTAATATTTCACCTCAAGTGGCGCCGACAAATAAAAATACTATTTTTAGTGATGAAGAGCTAAGAACGCTTGAGAAAAATTTACCCTCTCAATATCAACCCTTTGAAGGGCTAAGATTCCCTTTAAGTGCAAACCAATTTCGCTCAAGTGATGATAAAAACAAGTCAAAGAAGGGGAGCTTAAAAGATATTGAAACTCAAAATGGTAAGAAGCGTTTTATTGCTTTGCCCGACCGTTTGGGTTTAAGTTCTCGTTTATCTTTATATGATGCACGGCACCAGTTTGTTGTGGGTGAACCGCCTTCTTCAGATCAGATGTCATTTCGCCCGATTATCTTAAACAATCAAGTGGTTGGATATTTAGGTTTAAAACCTGTTTTAGATAAAGAAGATGCTTTGAGTATTAATTTCTTTAGTAATCAAAAGCGCTATTTACTCTTAATTTATGCTTTAACTTTACTTTCAAGTTTAGTTGCAGCGCTATTAATGGCGACTTATTTTAAAAAGCCGATTCAGCGTTTATTAAATGCAACTAATGAATTAACGAAAGGAAATTATCAACATCAAGTGGTTATTAAACGAAATGATGAATTGGGCGATTTATCAACTCAATTGAACCATTTGGCAGAAATTTTACATCAGCATGAAGAGTCGCGACGTCAATGGGTAGCAGATACTTCTCATGAGTTAAAAACGCCGCTGGCAGTATTACAAGCACAAATTGAAGCAATGCAAGACGGGATTCGAAAAGCGACTCCTGAACATCTAGATGCAATGATGCGTCAGGTTTCAAGCCTGAAAAAATTGACCCAGGACCTTGCAGACTTGGCACAGGCAGATGCCCAGCAGCTTAAATGTTATTTGAGTTCTATCAATCCATGGGAAGTAGTATTGCAGGAAGTAGAAAACTTTAAACCTAAACTTGAGCAGGCTGGTCTCGAAATTCAGGTTGAAGGAACAAGTTCTCCGCTATTATTAGACCGTGATCGCTTTAAACAGATTATTGTTAATTTAATTAGTAATAGTATTCGTTACACAGAAACAGGTGGCAAAATTCATATTCATACGGCTCAAACTCCGCAGGAGTGGACTTTGTATGTTGATGACAGCCCATTTGGTTTAAACGATGAGCAGTTATCCCGTTTAGGTGAACGTTTCTATCGCGTAGATGATTCGCGTACGCGTAGTACAGGTGGAACAGGGCTAGGCTTGGCTTTGTCTTGTAAAATTGCGCAGGCGCTTGCTGGTACACTCAGTTTTGAACATTCACCGTTAGGTGGTTTACGTTGTGTGCTCACTTTTAAAAAGCAGAGTTAA
- a CDS encoding response regulator, with the protein MKHVMLVEDEVELAHLVRDYLEAAGFEVSMFHDGQDAYASFQQRKPNLMVLDLMVPRMDGLTICRKVREQSDLPIIMVTARTEEIDRVLGLNMGADDYVCKPFSPKELVARVQAVLRRLERKAEPEQNDSFRIDKAQQRIWYQQKSLSLTPTEFRLLELFLEHVGQVYSRAQLLDHINPDSFDVADRVIDSHIKNLRRKISEAAETGNRHEWIQAVYGVGYRFEYPEE; encoded by the coding sequence ATGAAACATGTGATGTTGGTTGAAGATGAAGTCGAATTAGCGCATTTAGTGCGTGATTATCTTGAAGCTGCCGGTTTTGAAGTAAGTATGTTTCATGATGGTCAAGATGCCTATGCGAGTTTCCAGCAACGTAAACCTAATTTAATGGTTCTGGACTTAATGGTTCCACGAATGGATGGTTTGACCATTTGCCGTAAAGTTCGTGAACAGTCAGATTTACCAATTATTATGGTCACTGCCCGTACAGAGGAAATTGACCGTGTATTAGGTCTCAACATGGGCGCTGATGATTATGTATGTAAACCATTTAGCCCAAAAGAGTTAGTTGCTCGTGTACAGGCAGTTTTACGCCGTTTAGAGCGGAAGGCAGAACCTGAACAAAACGATTCTTTTCGAATTGATAAAGCGCAGCAAAGAATTTGGTATCAACAAAAATCATTGAGCTTAACGCCAACCGAATTTCGCTTACTTGAGCTATTTTTAGAGCATGTAGGGCAAGTATATTCACGTGCACAATTATTGGATCATATTAATCCAGATAGTTTTGATGTTGCCGATCGTGTAATTGACAGCCATATCAAAAACTTGCGCCGAAAAATTAGTGAAGCGGCTGAAACTGGTAACCGTCATGAATGGATTCAAGCTGTTTACGGTGTAGGTTACCGCTTCGAATATCCTGAAGAGTAA
- a CDS encoding L,D-transpeptidase family protein, whose protein sequence is MKIRPIIICTLLIVPLGIAFYNYEKYLPTFTPSHQALSNKEILELIKTKPVTSIEVFKSQCILLLKSNQDVIRRYPIRLGFNPKGHKHFENDGKTPEGVYSIDWRNSQSAYYKSLHISYPDTKDIAYAKQHNQPTGGDIMIHGSVPKSFLSMPFSSTYMPHKDWTLGCIAVRNADIDEIWQFVPNHTKITIYP, encoded by the coding sequence ATGAAAATTAGACCTATCATTATTTGTACACTTCTTATAGTTCCACTCGGAATCGCTTTTTATAATTATGAAAAATATTTACCAACTTTTACGCCAAGCCATCAAGCGCTTTCAAATAAAGAGATCTTAGAACTCATCAAGACAAAGCCCGTCACCTCAATTGAAGTGTTTAAAAGTCAATGCATACTTCTGCTCAAGAGTAATCAGGATGTGATTCGTCGTTATCCTATACGTCTTGGCTTTAATCCCAAAGGACATAAACACTTTGAAAATGATGGAAAAACACCTGAGGGGGTCTATTCTATAGATTGGCGCAATTCACAAAGTGCGTACTATAAATCGTTGCATATTTCCTATCCCGATACGAAAGATATTGCTTATGCCAAGCAACATAATCAACCAACAGGTGGAGATATCATGATTCATGGATCAGTTCCAAAATCCTTTTTGTCTATGCCTTTTAGCTCGACTTATATGCCACATAAAGATTGGACATTAGGATGTATTGCAGTTAGAAATGCAGATATAGATGAGATTTGGCAATTCGTACCAAATCATACGAAGATTACTATTTATCCATAA
- a CDS encoding protein adenylyltransferase SelO family protein, with translation MQFNPLYSSLPSKLFHVQQPSPLRGAKAGHFNTALADELQWSEEEKNAWVEICSGQRTFTEFPSLAMVYAGHQFGQWAGQLGDGRGLLIAQILNTKGQTIDLHLKGAGPTPYSRMGDGRAVLRSVIREYLAGHALNALGIASSHAIGFTTSTQGVQREKLELGAMLLRTSECHIRLGHFEWINQYAPDLLPEFTQKCIEWHYPECLETEKPILSFAKKVIERTAIMIAKWQLVGFAHGVMNTDNLNITGSTLDFGPYGFMERFRPNWINNHSDYQGRYTYQNQPSIGHWNLWTWLNNLIPLAEPEQKDQFKEELARCLEQFEPTFIEHYTTGLCQKMGLPHFHKDSLDCSFAFLKILQTEQLDYTQSFIRLQNKEYKTLRDDCLDLRQFDEFLSQYQSIREHQDTDELDAKMQEANPIYILRNHMAQRAIEAAERDDFSEVDRLFKLLDQPYTRQPELEQPQDLGPLPSDVPDVAVSCSS, from the coding sequence ATGCAATTTAATCCGCTCTACTCTTCACTTCCTTCTAAATTATTTCATGTTCAGCAGCCATCACCTTTACGTGGTGCAAAAGCAGGCCATTTCAATACTGCTTTGGCAGATGAACTGCAATGGTCAGAGGAGGAAAAAAATGCATGGGTTGAAATCTGTAGCGGACAGCGTACTTTCACTGAATTCCCTTCTCTGGCGATGGTCTATGCTGGCCATCAATTTGGACAATGGGCAGGACAACTCGGTGATGGTCGTGGCTTACTGATTGCACAAATACTCAATACAAAAGGTCAAACCATAGATCTACATCTAAAAGGTGCTGGCCCAACACCCTATTCAAGAATGGGAGATGGACGCGCAGTATTGCGTTCTGTCATCCGCGAATATCTAGCTGGACATGCTTTAAATGCTTTAGGGATTGCTTCTAGTCACGCGATAGGTTTTACGACCTCTACTCAAGGGGTACAGCGTGAAAAACTAGAATTGGGTGCAATGCTACTCAGAACATCTGAATGTCATATCCGTTTAGGACATTTTGAATGGATTAATCAGTACGCTCCAGATTTGCTGCCAGAATTCACTCAAAAATGTATTGAATGGCATTACCCTGAGTGCCTAGAAACAGAGAAACCTATTTTATCCTTTGCCAAAAAGGTAATTGAACGTACTGCAATCATGATTGCGAAATGGCAATTGGTTGGCTTTGCTCATGGCGTGATGAATACCGATAACTTAAATATTACAGGTTCAACACTCGATTTTGGTCCATATGGTTTTATGGAGCGCTTCCGTCCGAACTGGATTAATAACCACTCAGATTACCAAGGTCGTTATACTTATCAAAATCAGCCAAGCATAGGCCATTGGAATTTATGGACGTGGTTAAACAACTTAATTCCACTTGCTGAACCTGAACAAAAGGATCAGTTCAAAGAAGAGTTAGCGCGTTGCTTAGAACAATTTGAACCAACTTTTATTGAACATTACACAACTGGTTTATGTCAAAAAATGGGACTTCCCCATTTCCATAAAGACAGTCTTGATTGTAGTTTTGCATTTTTAAAAATCTTACAAACTGAACAACTCGATTACACTCAGAGCTTTATCCGACTTCAAAATAAAGAATATAAAACTCTACGAGATGATTGCCTTGATCTTCGACAGTTTGATGAGTTTCTTAGCCAATATCAAAGTATTCGTGAACATCAAGATACTGATGAACTTGATGCAAAGATGCAGGAAGCAAATCCGATTTATATTTTACGTAATCACATGGCTCAGCGTGCTATTGAAGCTGCGGAACGTGATGATTTTAGCGAAGTAGACCGCTTGTTTAAGCTGCTTGATCAGCCATATACAAGACAACCAGAGCTGGAACAGCCACAAGATTTAGGTCCGTTACCAAGTGACGTACCAGACGTAGCAGTCAGCTGTTCTTCTTAA
- a CDS encoding acyl-CoA desaturase, producing MTSAPLKAPINWTASITLIGLPILAAIIIPIYAYYYDFSVSAWVSLFFLLALSSMGITAGYHRLWAHRAYEASLPLKILLMIGGTFAVQNSILFWASGHRTHHRHVDHVDEDPYSIERGFWYAHMGWMIRDHSPSEPDFKNAPDLLNDKLVMFQHKYYGLLVVAVHVGILGLIGWATGDLWGVVLIGGLLRLIISHQVTFFINSLCHMFGKRPYTDENSARDNFWLAIATWGEGYHNYHHIFQYDYRNGVKWWQYDPTKWLIWSCSKLGLAKNLRRIPSFNIKKAELAMKFKYAEQDLAIYGHDVNADISQMKQRIAQEYEAFTHTLNDWAKLKEQELQVKKAAMAEKIHRMDHKLKVDFQLLEHRLSHHRECLETLMRSVKKNTNVVSE from the coding sequence ATGACTTCCGCCCCACTCAAAGCCCCAATTAACTGGACCGCTAGCATTACCTTAATTGGTTTACCAATTCTTGCCGCAATAATAATCCCGATTTACGCGTATTATTATGATTTTAGTGTAAGCGCATGGGTAAGCTTATTTTTTCTTTTAGCTCTAAGTAGTATGGGGATTACTGCTGGTTATCACCGCCTGTGGGCTCACCGAGCTTACGAAGCGTCGTTACCGCTTAAAATTCTTTTAATGATCGGTGGAACGTTTGCCGTACAAAATAGTATTTTGTTCTGGGCATCTGGTCACCGTACTCACCACAGACATGTTGATCATGTTGATGAAGATCCATATTCAATTGAGCGTGGTTTTTGGTATGCCCATATGGGTTGGATGATCCGCGATCATTCACCATCTGAGCCTGACTTTAAAAATGCACCTGACTTGCTCAATGATAAATTGGTTATGTTCCAGCATAAATACTACGGTTTACTCGTAGTTGCAGTTCATGTTGGAATTTTAGGTTTAATTGGTTGGGCAACTGGCGATTTATGGGGTGTAGTCCTCATTGGTGGTCTCTTACGCTTAATCATTAGCCATCAAGTGACTTTCTTTATTAACTCACTTTGTCATATGTTTGGTAAACGTCCTTATACAGACGAAAACTCGGCACGTGATAATTTCTGGTTAGCTATCGCCACTTGGGGCGAGGGTTACCACAACTATCACCATATCTTCCAATACGATTATCGTAACGGTGTGAAATGGTGGCAATATGACCCAACAAAATGGTTGATTTGGTCTTGTTCTAAACTTGGTTTAGCTAAAAATTTACGTCGTATTCCAAGCTTTAATATTAAAAAAGCAGAACTAGCGATGAAGTTTAAATATGCCGAGCAAGATCTTGCTATCTATGGTCATGATGTAAATGCTGACATTAGTCAAATGAAGCAACGTATTGCACAAGAGTACGAAGCATTTACCCATACTTTAAATGATTGGGCAAAACTTAAAGAACAAGAGTTACAAGTGAAAAAAGCAGCAATGGCTGAAAAGATTCATAGAATGGATCACAAGCTTAAAGTTGATTTTCAATTGCTTGAACACCGTCTAAGTCATCACCGTGAATGTTTAGAAACACTTATGCGTAGTGTTAAAAAGAATACCAACGTGGTGTCTGAGTAA
- a CDS encoding META domain-containing protein encodes MNVQRLKKKNSIDIARKLSLKCILVTISLVLAACQSAPDQNTKKVQTKKTVHHVQPPVVKKRVSPDGIQDIDWQITQVSGHKAKFFTQWPTLSLNSAIKTVSGHTGCNGVFGRYTFDFSQQKLDMQVNAGHLSCDGALAQEAELVDALQRIQRFQLVGNTLYLLDQSGQRLIQAQKK; translated from the coding sequence ATGAACGTACAACGATTGAAAAAAAAGAACAGCATTGATATTGCAAGAAAATTATCATTGAAGTGTATCTTGGTCACAATCAGTCTTGTATTAGCAGCATGTCAAAGTGCACCCGATCAAAATACAAAAAAAGTTCAAACAAAAAAAACAGTTCATCATGTTCAACCTCCTGTTGTAAAAAAGAGAGTGAGTCCTGATGGCATTCAAGATATTGATTGGCAGATTACTCAAGTCAGTGGCCATAAGGCAAAATTCTTTACACAGTGGCCAACTCTTTCTCTAAATTCTGCGATCAAAACCGTATCAGGCCATACTGGCTGTAACGGAGTTTTTGGTCGATATACATTTGATTTTAGCCAGCAAAAACTTGATATGCAGGTTAATGCAGGACATTTAAGTTGCGATGGTGCTTTAGCTCAAGAAGCAGAGTTGGTGGATGCTTTACAACGTATTCAACGCTTCCAGTTAGTGGGTAATACTTTATATCTGCTCGATCAGAGTGGGCAACGTCTCATTCAGGCGCAAAAAAAATAA